One region of Zingiber officinale cultivar Zhangliang chromosome 7B, Zo_v1.1, whole genome shotgun sequence genomic DNA includes:
- the LOC122003631 gene encoding pathogenesis-related protein STH-2-like, with protein MVSGSCTDEVAFNVSAARLWKGAVCEPHILYPKLLPDFFSKAERIGEGVGAINVFYFAPASNMPLGSFNKNKIDVLDETTYTFQNTAMEGGLIGVLLKSLVYESVFVASGADSCNAKIKVEYETLGDGDLSEEELKPIRDGSIGVLKAVEGYLLANPDVYA; from the exons ATGGTTTCCGGTTCCTGCACCGACGAGGTCGCCTTCAACGTCTCAGCTGCCAGGCTCTGGAAAGGAGCAGTGTGCGAGCCTCACATCTTGTATCCTAAGCTCTTGCCTGACTTTTTCTCTAAAGCTGAGCGCATCGGAGAGGGAGTTGGAGCCATCAACGTTTTTTACTTTGCTCCAG CTTCTAATATGCCGCTCGGAAGCTTTAACAAGAACAAGATCGACGTGCTGGACGAGACGACGTACACTTTTCAGAATACAGCCATGGAAGGGGGGCTCattggtgttcttcttaagtCACTAGTTTACGAATCTGTATTCGTAGCTTCGGGCGCTGATAGTTGCAATGCAAAGATAAAGGTGGAGTATGAAACACTTGGGGACGGGGATCTTAGTGAGGAAGAGCTAAAACCCATCAgagatggatcgatcggagtgcTCAAAGCTGTTGAGGGATACTTGCTTGCCAATCCTGATGTCTACGCATAA